The following nucleotide sequence is from Leptolyngbya sp. SIO1E4.
ATTGCTGAGCGCGTGAAAGAGAAAGACTTTAACGTCGGCTACAACGCAGCGAACAATGAGTTCGTTGACTTGTTTGAAGCAGGGATTGTAGACCCCGCTAAAGTAACGCGTTCTGCCCTGCAAAATGCCGCATCCATTGCGGGCATGGTGCTGACCACCGAGTGCATCGTTGTCGATAAACCTGAGCCGAAAGAAGGCGCTGGTGCTGGTGCTGGTATGGGTGGCGACTTTGACTACTAAGGCGATGCCCTGTTGTCAGTAACCTAAAACGCCTTTCTAGAGAGTTGAAGTGCTGTTCATGAAACATGAGCAGCACTTTTTTCATATGTTTACCGTCGAACCCTGTATCCTCCAGGCATTCAACCCCTATGGCATTCAACCCTTGCTTGAAGTAGACTGCCTCGAATCCATATAGAGCTTAATGTGCTTATGGACAGATGATGACCGGGGCTGAACATATAGCCCCATTTTCAGCAAAGCTGTAATGAAGGTCTTCTGGTCATAGTGCAAAATATCCATGAGATCTAAAGTTTTACGGAGATTAGCTGCAGCGCTACTAATCAGAGTATCTTGGTTGATGCGGGGCAATAGATCCACAGCCCCCTGAGTCATTGCCCATTGCCGTTCAGCAGCAAGAATTCGAGACTGAGCACCGTTGATCAACAAAATCTTGATGCCAGGGCAGCTTTGCTGACACCATCGACATAAATGAAACGGCTGCAGATGATGTAAGCGCGTATCAATCACGAGTAAATCTGGCAGACTACCCCGCTGATTTAAGATCTTAAGGGTGTGTGACAGCGGAACATCTGGCGATTCCCAAATGACGGAGAGGTTTTGCGATCGCAAGATTGTCGACCAAATTTTGCCTTGTAACCCATTAGGAAAGACAACGACCACAAATTTTTCCTGCGCTTCCATGCAGTAGTACCCATGCAGACTCTAAAATGACAGCAAATTATCTATCTCCTCAGTTGACCCTGAGAAGGTGTTGGTCTTAGTACAGCAACCGATAAAAACCGTTGCCGAGTGCTCATTGTGCATATGGCTAAACGAAATCTCAAGGGTTTTAGAGCCCCAAACACGGAACCATTACATCCTTAGATTGTGGAGATTGCCGAGAGCGCTGAGTATCTAAAATAGCACCTGTATCCAGCCAACCTACACTGAGGAGCGCTTACAGATGCCCAGATGTCTCAAGGTTGGCGGAGTCAGCCAGGCGTAAGACCATCCCAACGCCGACGATTTTCAGTATCAATAGCCTCTCAGACCTGTTACAAGACCGTCAAGTAGTCTGCAGACAGATCAAGAGCGTCTACACCGGTTGACGTTGGGGTAATTGCATGTGTTGTCGAGATGATGGGCGGTTCCATTGTCCTGAGTTGTACCCAACCAGGCATTGCTCTATCAGAGCCATCGGATACGTTTATGCTGAGCTACTCGATAAATTTATACCGATTGCTCATAGCCCCAGTTTCACCCAGGTCTGAGCCCCCACAATACCATCTGCATGGAGATGATTGTGGGCTTGAAACTGCTTGACTGCCCAGTCTGTTCCAGGTCCAAAAATGCTATCAACCGTGACAGGTACACCGGAGCGGGTCAAGGTCTTTTGCAGCCAGTTCACATCTTCCCCATTCAAGTGGGGCAGCTTCAGGTAGAGGGTACGGGCATTTAAGATTCTGCTGGTATGGCTGCCCACAATGCCATCTATCAGAAGTCCAGCCCGTCGCTGAAACGCTTCTACAGCAGCCTGAGTGCCAGGCCCGAAAACCCCGTCTGCCTCTAAACCAGCCCCTTGCCGATTTAATGCTTCCTGAAGGGCTGTGACATCCTCTCCACTCATGTAAGGATCCGCCAGATAGAGCGATCGCTGCAGCAGACGCGATCGGGTTTTATCATTGACAACCCCATCCACCAGCAGTCCGTTCAACCGTTGGAACCACTCCACTGCCTGCTGGGTTGCAGAACCAAATACCCCATCGATCGTTAAGGGAGCACCCGCTCGCGCGAGCGCTTCTTGAATCAACCGCACGTCTTCTCCCGTTAGGGGAGGATCATTTAAATACAGCAATCGAGGAGAGGCTGACGTTGTCGGAGAACCCGTTCCCACTGGTTTCTGTGTAATCGCCGCCACGTACTGTATGGCCTGATCACTGAGTTGAGCACTTTGGCTGTAAGTGCGGGCAGCCTCTGATAAATAGGTTGTCCCCGCTGAACTCAGGTCTACTCCAGCAGTAGCCGAGAGAAAAACCTGTGCCTCTGTCAGGCGGCGACGCAGTAGCCCTTCCTCAACATTACTGCCAGGATTACGATACAGCGTCAACGCATATTCAAGGCGAGCCCAGTCCCCGTCTCTCACAACTCCCGTCAGAGTCTGGAAACCATTAGAGCCATAAAATCCAGCCCCCAGATTATATGCAAAACTGAGCAAGGCACCCGCTTGGGAGTCATTCAACGTAGGCCAGCGAGGAATCCTCTGTACCGCAGGCAGGAAGTCGCGCTCTAACTGCCACACCAAAAGTTCATCGGCCTCTGTTTGGGTGATGTGCTCACCCAGGTAAAACGGTGAACCATCTTTGCGCCGGGTGCTGCCCCACCCAATGGTATAAGGTTCGGCCCCACTTAAAGGGTCAGGATACGCCTCTAGATGGCAACCCTCAAACTGTTTGATTAACGCCACCCCTGGCATTGGGATTTCAGCCATAGCTATCTTCCCTGAACAAACCCGATCACAGCACCTTTGACAGGATACCGGGTCAGCTGCCTCGTAGTAAGATCCATGCCTGTACACACCACTAGCGTAGCTCCAGGGGCCACATCCAGCATCCCTAACAGAACAGGGCATCCGCGATCGCGGATGCCCTGTCTTCAGGTTACTGCAATGACACAGTAAGGCGAGTGGGTTTACATCATGCCCATGCCACCCATGCCACCCATGCCACCCATGCCGCCCATGCCGCCCATGCCGCCCATGCCGCCATCGGCACCAGCAGGAGGCTCAGGTTCAGGCTTCTCAACCACAAGGGCCTCTGTAGTTAACACCATGCCAGCGACAGAAGCCGCATCCTGCAGGGCTGAACGAACCACCTTAGCCGGATCGATAATGCCGCTAGCAATCAGGTCTTCAAAGGCATCCGTCAACACGTTGTAGCCCATGTTGAAGTCCATTGTGCGGGCTTTCTCAACAACGACAGTGCCTTCAGCCCCGGCATTATCTACAATTTGGCGGAGCGGAGCTTCCAGCGCTTTCATCACAATATCTACGCCAACCTGCTCCTCAGGATCCTTGAGTGAGGTCTTCACTGACTCTAAATTTTTCGCTAAATGCAGTAGTGTCGCACCACCACCAGGCACAATCCCTTCTTCCACAGCAGCTTTGGTCGCACTTAGCGCATCCTCAATGCGGAGTTTGCGATCCTTGAGTTCTGTTTCAGTGGCGGCCCCAACTTTGATCACAGCCACACCGCCCGCTAGCTTGGCAAGGCGCTCAGACAGCTTCTCCTTGTCATACTCAGAATCCGTACGCTCCAGCTCCTGGCGAATCTGGGAAATACGAGCTTCGATATCTGCAGCAT
It contains:
- a CDS encoding peptidoglycan-binding protein, which produces MPCSVRDAGCGPWSYASGVYRHGSYYEAADPVSCQRCCDRVCSGKIAMAEIPMPGVALIKQFEGCHLEAYPDPLSGAEPYTIGWGSTRRKDGSPFYLGEHITQTEADELLVWQLERDFLPAVQRIPRWPTLNDSQAGALLSFAYNLGAGFYGSNGFQTLTGVVRDGDWARLEYALTLYRNPGSNVEEGLLRRRLTEAQVFLSATAGVDLSSAGTTYLSEAARTYSQSAQLSDQAIQYVAAITQKPVGTGSPTTSASPRLLYLNDPPLTGEDVRLIQEALARAGAPLTIDGVFGSATQQAVEWFQRLNGLLVDGVVNDKTRSRLLQRSLYLADPYMSGEDVTALQEALNRQGAGLEADGVFGPGTQAAVEAFQRRAGLLIDGIVGSHTSRILNARTLYLKLPHLNGEDVNWLQKTLTRSGVPVTVDSIFGPGTDWAVKQFQAHNHLHADGIVGAQTWVKLGL
- a CDS encoding response regulator, producing MEAQEKFVVVVFPNGLQGKIWSTILRSQNLSVIWESPDVPLSHTLKILNQRGSLPDLLVIDTRLHHLQPFHLCRWCQQSCPGIKILLINGAQSRILAAERQWAMTQGAVDLLPRINQDTLISSAAANLRKTLDLMDILHYDQKTFITALLKMGLYVQPRSSSVHKHIKLYMDSRQSTSSKG